A region of Anguilla rostrata isolate EN2019 chromosome 10, ASM1855537v3, whole genome shotgun sequence DNA encodes the following proteins:
- the rgmb gene encoding RGM domain family member B has translation MGMGKAGFYYPGADRLLHPPPLLSLLVLITFSSRVQIGVCQVQTPQCRIQKCTTDFVSLTSHLNPSLDGFDTEFCKALRAYSACTQRTAKSCRGNLVFHSAVLGISDLMTQRNCSKDGPTSSTHPEATVEPCNYHSRHHGPHAAGGERARPAYLFCGLFGDPHLRTFKDHFQTCKVEGAWPLIDNNYLSVQVTNVPVVPGSSATATNKITIIFKPYQECTEQKVYQAVTDDLPAAFVDGTVSGGDSEARSLWVAEKAAGRHVEIHAGYIGVTVIVRQQGRYLTLAVRVPEELAAAYDETQDLQLCVNGCPTAERIDQDGLLLPPPPPVLGLQQQQPGFQHQQHPRASPSHAARPGVGGFTPQSAMAKCQEQLEVKDIYFHSCVFDLLTTGDVNFTSAAYNALKDMETLHPKRERWHIFPRANSGPSPAPLLHHLLLLILITAMLL, from the exons GGGTGTGCCAGGTCCAGACCCCGCAGTGCCGAATCCAGAAGTGCACCACCGACTTTGTGTCCCTCACCTCCCACCTGAACCCGTCCCTGGATGGCTTTGACACCGAGTTCTGCAAGGCTCTCCGGGCCTACTCCGCCTGCACCCAGCGCACCGCCAAGAGCTGCCGCGGCAACCTGGTCTTCCACTCGGCCGTGCTGGGCATCAGCGACCTCATGACCCAGCGGAACTGCTCCAAGGACGGGCCCACGTCCTCCACCCACCCGGAGGCCACGGTGGAGCCCTGCAACTACCACAGCCGCCACCACGGGCCGCACGCGGCGGGCGGGGAGCGCGCTCGCCCCGCCTACCTCTTCTGCGGCCTGTTCGGGGACCCCCACCTCAGGACTTTCAAGGACCACTTTCAGACCTGCAAggtggagggggcgtggccccTCATCGACAACAACTACCTGTCGGTGCAGGTGACCAACGTGCCCGTGGTGCCTGGGTCCAGCGCCACGGCAACCAACAAG ATCACTATCATCTTCAAGCCGTACCAGGAGTGCACCGAGCAGAAGGTGTACCAGGCGGTGACGGACGACCTCCCGGCGGCGTTCGTGGACGGGACGGTGAGCGGCGGCGACAGCGAGGCCCGCAGCCTGTGGGTGGCGGAGAAGGCGGCCGGGCGGCACGTGGAGATCCACGCCGGCTACATCGGCGTGACGGTGATCGTGCGCCAGCAGGGCCGCTACCTGACGCTGGCCGTGCGCGTGCCCGAGGAGCTGGCGGCGGCCTACGACGAGACGCAGGACCTGCAGCTGTGCGTCAACGGCTGCCCCACCGCcgagcgcatcgaccaggacggcctcctcctcccgccgccgccgcccgtcctggggctccagcagcagcagcccgggttccagcaccagcagcacccCCGGGCCAGCCCCAGCCACGCCGCGCGGCCCGGCGTTGGAGGCTTCACGCCGCAGAGCGCCATGGCCAAGTGccaggagcagctggaggtgAAGGACATCTACTTCCACTCGTGCGTCTTCGACCTCCTCACCACCGGGGACGTCAACTTCACCTCCGCCGCCTACAACGCCCTGAAGGACATGGAGACGCTACACCCCAAGAGAGAACGCTGGCACATCTTCCCCCGGGCCAActccggcccctcccccgcgcCCCTCCTTCATCACCTACTactcctcatcctcatcacGGCCATGCTTTTGTAG